Proteins from a single region of Stutzerimonas stutzeri:
- a CDS encoding alginate export family protein — protein sequence MKNLHPHHLTSYLLSAGLLCSPAVFAQENFSTIFTDAKPILDLRYRYEHVDQDNALKHANAQTLRTRVGFQTGKWYGLSALVEADNVSRLGDAAYNSTRNGQTDYSAVPDPDGSEINQALLRYDHAFGSAIAGRQRINLDNQRFVGGVGWRQNEQTYDGVLGQLQPLDKLTLTYAYIDNINTIFGPGDNRFDNRANPANIEGHSHLFNARYAHSPELTATAYSYLLGLDNIATAPAAALGTLSSKTTGLRLNGGLHGISYALEYARQQDYAGNPQELSSEYYLAELGYALKGATLKAGVEVLGGDSGPGNRAFQTPLATKHAFQGWADTFLLTPADGVQDVYLGGTLPLFGGTLQAWYHDFRAERGSEQYGEEINIGYSRAIPLVKGLVATVKYAGYDADDYSVDTEKLWAQLQYTY from the coding sequence ATGAAGAACCTGCATCCACATCACCTGACCTCCTACCTGCTGAGCGCCGGCCTGCTATGCAGTCCGGCGGTTTTTGCCCAGGAAAACTTCAGCACCATATTCACCGACGCTAAGCCGATTCTGGACCTGCGCTATCGCTACGAGCACGTCGATCAGGACAACGCACTCAAGCACGCCAACGCCCAGACGCTGCGCACTCGCGTCGGCTTTCAGACCGGCAAGTGGTACGGCTTGTCGGCTCTGGTCGAAGCAGACAACGTAAGTCGATTGGGTGATGCCGCCTACAACAGCACCCGCAACGGCCAAACCGACTACTCGGCAGTGCCGGACCCTGACGGCAGCGAGATCAACCAGGCGCTGTTGCGCTACGACCATGCGTTCGGCAGCGCTATTGCTGGCCGCCAGCGCATCAATCTGGACAACCAGCGCTTCGTCGGTGGCGTCGGTTGGCGGCAGAACGAACAAACCTACGACGGCGTGCTGGGCCAGCTGCAACCGCTCGACAAGCTGACGCTGACTTACGCCTACATCGATAACATCAACACAATCTTCGGCCCGGGCGACAACCGCTTCGACAATCGCGCCAACCCGGCCAATATCGAAGGCCACAGCCATCTGTTCAACGCCCGCTACGCGCACTCACCGGAGCTGACGGCCACCGCCTACAGCTATCTGCTGGGACTGGACAACATCGCCACTGCACCCGCCGCTGCGCTCGGCACCCTGTCCAGCAAAACCACAGGTCTGCGTCTGAATGGTGGCCTCCACGGCATCAGCTATGCGCTTGAATATGCTCGCCAGCAGGACTACGCCGGCAATCCTCAGGAGCTGAGCAGCGAGTACTACCTGGCCGAGCTGGGCTATGCCCTCAAGGGTGCGACTTTGAAAGCGGGCGTGGAAGTACTGGGCGGCGACTCGGGGCCGGGCAATCGCGCCTTCCAGACGCCTTTGGCCACCAAGCACGCCTTTCAGGGCTGGGCCGACACCTTCCTCCTGACGCCGGCGGACGGTGTGCAGGACGTTTACCTGGGGGGCACACTACCGCTCTTCGGCGGCACGCTGCAGGCCTGGTACCACGATTTCCGCGCCGAACGCGGCAGCGAGCAGTACGGGGAAGAGATCAACATCGGTTACAGCCGCGCCATCCCGCTGGTCAAAGGGCTGGTCGCAACGGTCAAGTACGCCGGCTACGACGCGGATGACTATTCGGTGGACACCGAGAAACTCTGGGCACAACTGCAGTACACCTAC
- a CDS encoding RES family NAD+ phosphorylase: MPKGLPVRADARCQAYRLVNSKFPPIDLFDDVADAEEFEILYQLQALTNPRLHNETGRLELIPRSEIPFGIPGCSYATAPFTHVNPAGSRFSDGSYGVLYLADSMETALVEVRHHQEQYWSNVEGLNFERFVFRGLSCQFNEAGLLDATSVPMSEPIYDADDYTHSRQFGRLVRQGGFPGLRYHSVRNPGQHCWALLTPRRVLSIIQTAHYEMIWNAGITSVSVIAEV; encoded by the coding sequence GTGCCGAAAGGGCTTCCCGTGCGGGCCGATGCCCGTTGTCAGGCCTATCGGCTGGTCAACTCCAAGTTTCCGCCCATCGATCTGTTCGATGATGTAGCCGACGCCGAGGAGTTCGAGATTCTCTATCAACTTCAGGCGCTGACTAACCCGAGGTTGCATAACGAGACTGGCCGTCTCGAGCTGATCCCGCGATCAGAAATACCGTTTGGCATTCCGGGCTGCTCCTACGCCACGGCGCCATTCACCCACGTCAATCCTGCGGGTTCTCGCTTCAGCGATGGCAGCTACGGCGTGCTGTATTTGGCCGACAGCATGGAAACGGCGCTAGTAGAGGTCAGGCATCACCAAGAGCAATACTGGTCGAATGTCGAAGGTCTGAACTTCGAGCGGTTCGTTTTCCGCGGGCTGTCATGTCAGTTCAACGAGGCTGGGCTGCTGGACGCCACGAGTGTGCCGATGTCGGAACCGATCTACGACGCTGATGATTACACCCACTCTCGCCAGTTCGGTCGCCTGGTCAGACAGGGTGGATTTCCCGGGTTGCGTTATCACTCGGTACGAAATCCGGGCCAGCATTGCTGGGCTCTTCTAACGCCAAGACGCGTACTGTCCATTATCCAGACCGCACATTACGAGATGATCTGGAACGCCGGTATTACCAGCGTCAGCGTCATTGCCGAAGTCTGA
- a CDS encoding ATP-dependent DNA helicase, producing MSYRVAVRALCEFTAKVGDLDLRFTPSPTALEGIAGHAQVSARRGEGCEREVALEGQYGKLMVRGRADGYDPARNRLEEIKTFRGDLERQPANHRQLHWAQAKIYGWLLCQTRQLDEVELALVYFDVASHKETLFVERHGAQSLRLFFETQCQAFLDWAEQELAHRDARNQALTALGFPHADFRTGQRQLAEAVYKAACTGTTLMAQAPTGIGKTLGTLFPQLKAFPGQQLDKLFFLAAKTSGRRLALDALQTLQRNGAGELRVLELIARDKACEHPDKACHGESCPLAKGFYDRLPAARAAALQHSMLDQAALREVALAHQVCPYYLSQELARWADAVVGDYNYYFDISALLYGLTLNNDWRISVLVDEAHNLLERARGMYSAELDQRVFAGLGGKAPAPLKRPLGRVQRCWNDLHREQLANYQVQPELPLKLLGALQQAVSAVTDYLGEQPGGLDAELQRAYFDAMHFCRIAEQFGEHSLFDISLLPATGRGKTKRSMLCLRNVVPAPFLAPRLEQARSTVLFSATLNPRRFHADMLGLPTGSAWIEVESPFQADQLRVCLAEHVSTRYQHRQASLGAVVALIAQQYRERAGNYLAFFSSFDYLQQVTALLREQYPDVPFWEQTRGMQEAARSAFLDRFTEHSKGVGFAVLGGAFAEGIDLPGNRLIGAFIATLGLPQVNPVNEQFKARLEQLFGRGLGYDYTYLYPGLQKVVQAAGRVIRTQSDEGVVHLIDDRFGRPQIRRLLPSWWQVSPVSSD from the coding sequence GTGAGCTATCGGGTCGCGGTGCGCGCGCTCTGCGAATTCACCGCCAAGGTCGGCGATCTGGACCTGCGCTTCACACCCTCGCCCACCGCGCTGGAAGGCATCGCCGGCCACGCCCAGGTCAGCGCCAGGCGCGGCGAGGGCTGCGAACGTGAAGTGGCTCTGGAGGGCCAATACGGAAAACTCATGGTGCGCGGCCGCGCCGATGGCTACGACCCGGCGCGGAACCGCCTGGAAGAAATCAAAACCTTCCGCGGGGATCTGGAACGTCAGCCGGCCAACCATCGGCAATTGCACTGGGCGCAGGCGAAGATCTACGGCTGGCTGCTGTGTCAGACGCGCCAGCTCGACGAGGTCGAGCTGGCACTGGTCTATTTCGACGTCGCCAGCCACAAGGAAACCCTCTTCGTCGAACGCCACGGAGCACAGAGCCTGCGCCTTTTTTTCGAAACCCAGTGTCAGGCGTTTCTCGACTGGGCCGAACAGGAACTGGCCCATCGCGACGCGCGCAATCAGGCGCTCACCGCGCTGGGTTTTCCTCATGCCGATTTCCGCACCGGCCAGCGGCAACTCGCCGAGGCGGTGTACAAGGCAGCCTGTACCGGCACCACGCTCATGGCGCAAGCGCCGACCGGTATCGGCAAGACCCTGGGCACGCTGTTTCCGCAGCTCAAGGCGTTTCCCGGCCAGCAGCTCGACAAGCTGTTCTTTCTCGCTGCCAAGACCTCCGGTCGCCGCCTGGCGCTGGATGCACTGCAAACGCTACAGCGCAACGGCGCGGGTGAATTGCGTGTGCTCGAGTTGATCGCACGTGACAAGGCCTGCGAGCACCCGGACAAGGCCTGTCACGGCGAATCCTGCCCGTTGGCGAAGGGTTTCTATGATCGTTTGCCCGCGGCCCGAGCAGCGGCATTGCAGCACAGCATGCTCGACCAAGCGGCCCTACGAGAGGTCGCCCTCGCCCATCAGGTCTGCCCCTATTACCTCAGCCAGGAGCTGGCGCGCTGGGCGGACGCCGTGGTCGGCGACTACAACTACTATTTCGACATCAGCGCCCTGCTCTACGGCCTGACGCTCAACAATGACTGGCGTATCAGCGTGCTGGTGGACGAAGCGCACAACCTGCTCGAACGCGCGCGCGGCATGTACAGCGCCGAGCTCGATCAGCGGGTCTTTGCCGGTCTCGGCGGCAAGGCGCCGGCGCCCTTGAAACGCCCGCTGGGTCGGGTACAGCGCTGCTGGAACGACCTGCATCGCGAGCAGCTGGCTAATTATCAGGTGCAGCCCGAGTTGCCGCTCAAGCTGCTCGGCGCGCTGCAACAGGCCGTCAGCGCCGTCACCGATTACCTTGGCGAACAGCCCGGCGGGCTGGATGCAGAGCTGCAACGGGCCTATTTCGATGCCATGCATTTCTGCCGGATCGCCGAACAGTTCGGCGAGCATTCGTTGTTCGATATCAGCCTGTTACCCGCAACTGGCCGCGGCAAGACCAAGCGTTCGATGCTGTGCCTGCGCAATGTGGTTCCAGCGCCCTTCCTCGCGCCAAGGTTAGAACAGGCTCGTTCGACGGTGCTGTTCTCGGCCACGCTGAACCCGCGCCGGTTCCATGCCGATATGTTGGGCCTGCCCACGGGTAGCGCCTGGATCGAGGTCGAATCGCCATTCCAGGCCGATCAGCTGCGGGTATGCCTGGCCGAGCATGTCTCGACCCGCTATCAGCACCGCCAGGCCTCGCTGGGTGCCGTGGTCGCGCTCATCGCCCAGCAATATCGCGAGCGCGCCGGCAACTACCTGGCGTTCTTCAGCAGCTTTGATTACCTGCAACAGGTGACCGCCCTGCTGCGCGAGCAGTATCCGGACGTGCCCTTCTGGGAGCAGACTCGCGGCATGCAGGAAGCGGCCCGCAGTGCATTTCTCGACCGATTCACCGAACACAGCAAGGGCGTCGGTTTTGCGGTGCTCGGCGGCGCATTCGCCGAAGGCATCGACCTGCCAGGCAACCGCTTGATTGGCGCTTTTATCGCCACCCTCGGCCTGCCACAGGTCAATCCGGTCAACGAGCAGTTCAAGGCACGCCTTGAGCAGCTATTCGGCCGCGGCCTGGGTTACGACTACACCTACCTCTACCCCGGGCTGCAGAAAGTCGTGCAGGCTGCGGGGCGGGTTATCCGCACACAGAGCGATGAAGGCGTCGTGCACCTGATCGACGACCGTTTCGGCCGGCCGCAGATACGCCGTCTGCTGCCGAGCTGGTGGCAGGTTTCGCCAGTTTCCAGCGACTGA
- a CDS encoding VRR-NUC domain-containing protein: MRQALENPFYYLENFQQVLAWVSRHHSDLLDETELAFIDRFALLPQPSQALLVRMVMRKGMLFRASKLRYPEIGCSRHAVEPLIDQGWVDASSALTLEQLFALLTKGELLQVFGAPASASLRKAELLEKLRAAHQMARPFQAWCSQIEDAVFALCIDDLCERLRLLFFGNIHQDWSEFVLADLGIYRYEQVVFSPSSRAFNCRTELDAYLHLHRCRERFDTGEPLSDVLADVPEVPYANAWLESRRGKLLLRIAQQFERIGDLAEALRLHASNGYPGARERAIRVLERCGQPAAALELLDQAQAAPQSEHELQQLQRIKPRLQRSLGFPTMRSLSRKPEQLDLVLPRTGCSVEHAVRERLSTPDAPVYYVENALVGSLFGLLCWDAIFAPLPGAFFHPFHWAPADLNRADFQQRRADLFAACLACLDSDDYRDCIWRTFQAKLGIHNAFVAWGLLDEKLLTHALTCIPAAHLKLMFQRILADVCGNRTGLPDLIQLWPEERRYRMIEVKGPGDRLQDNQKRWIDYAHQHGLPIAVCHVQWAEVMA; this comes from the coding sequence ATGCGTCAGGCTCTGGAAAATCCCTTCTACTACCTCGAAAACTTCCAACAGGTTCTGGCCTGGGTGAGCCGTCACCACAGTGATCTGCTGGATGAGACCGAGCTGGCGTTTATTGATCGTTTTGCCCTGCTACCGCAGCCTTCCCAGGCACTGCTGGTACGCATGGTCATGCGCAAGGGCATGCTGTTTCGGGCAAGCAAGCTGCGCTATCCGGAGATTGGCTGTTCGCGGCACGCAGTCGAGCCATTGATCGATCAGGGGTGGGTCGATGCATCTTCGGCCCTGACGCTCGAGCAGCTGTTCGCTTTGCTGACCAAAGGCGAGCTGCTGCAGGTGTTTGGGGCGCCTGCATCAGCCAGCCTGCGCAAGGCCGAACTGCTGGAGAAGCTGCGCGCCGCCCACCAGATGGCCAGGCCGTTTCAGGCGTGGTGCAGCCAGATCGAAGACGCTGTATTCGCGTTATGCATAGACGATCTGTGTGAGCGCCTGCGTTTGCTGTTCTTCGGCAACATCCATCAGGACTGGTCGGAGTTCGTTCTGGCTGACCTTGGCATCTATCGTTACGAGCAGGTCGTCTTCTCGCCCAGCTCACGTGCCTTCAACTGTCGCACCGAGCTGGATGCCTATCTGCATCTACATCGTTGCCGCGAGCGTTTCGATACCGGCGAGCCATTGAGCGATGTGCTGGCCGACGTGCCCGAGGTGCCTTATGCCAACGCCTGGCTGGAGAGTCGCCGCGGCAAGCTGCTGCTGCGTATCGCCCAACAGTTCGAGCGCATCGGTGACCTGGCAGAAGCCCTGCGTCTGCATGCCTCCAATGGCTATCCCGGTGCTCGCGAGCGAGCGATTCGTGTGCTCGAACGCTGTGGCCAGCCTGCAGCAGCGCTGGAGCTGCTAGATCAGGCGCAGGCTGCGCCGCAGAGTGAGCACGAGCTGCAGCAACTGCAGCGAATCAAGCCGCGCCTGCAGCGCAGCCTTGGCTTTCCTACGATGCGCTCACTCAGCCGCAAGCCGGAGCAGCTCGATCTGGTCCTGCCCCGGACCGGCTGTAGCGTCGAGCATGCGGTGCGCGAGCGCCTGTCGACGCCAGACGCGCCCGTCTACTACGTCGAGAATGCCCTAGTCGGCTCGTTGTTCGGCCTGCTTTGTTGGGACGCGATCTTCGCACCGCTTCCCGGTGCGTTCTTCCACCCTTTTCACTGGGCGCCGGCTGATCTGAATCGTGCGGATTTTCAACAACGGCGCGCCGATCTGTTTGCCGCATGCCTGGCCTGTCTGGACAGTGACGACTACCGCGACTGCATCTGGCGCACCTTCCAGGCAAAGCTCGGCATTCATAACGCGTTCGTTGCCTGGGGGCTGCTCGACGAGAAGCTGTTGACCCATGCCCTGACGTGCATTCCCGCCGCGCATCTGAAGCTGATGTTTCAGCGCATCCTCGCTGATGTTTGCGGCAATCGTACTGGCCTGCCGGACCTCATCCAGCTGTGGCCCGAAGAACGCCGCTACCGGATGATCGAGGTGAAAGGCCCGGGCGATCGCCTGCAGGACAACCAGAAGCGCTGGATCGATTACGCCCATCAGCACGGTCTGCCGATTGCGGTCTGCCATGTGCAATGGGCTGAGGTCATGGCGTGA
- the hemN gene encoding oxygen-independent coproporphyrinogen III oxidase, with product MDQLPSFDRALVEKYDRPGPRYTSYPTAPQFHQAFAQDDYRAAAARSNQAQTPKPLSVYIHIPFCKSLCYYCACNKIITHKTDRAVEYLEYLKREIAMQGELFDRSRKLTQLHLGGGTPTYFTSEQLADLMASLHQAFNMDDSDNHEFSLEVDPRTVTPEQIHGLRKLGFNRLSFGVQDFDEQVQIAVNRIQTEEQTRELVQAARDAQFKSISVDLIYGLPLQTVASFDTTLDKIIDIRPDRIAAYSYAHLPELVRAQKLIRPEDMPPPERKLELLELTIQRLTAAGYIYIGMDHFSLPEDELALARANGTLQRNFQGYSTHADCDLIGLGISSIGKVADSYSQNVKELSQYYARLNDGMLPVHRGYKLSDDDCLRRDVIVSLMCHSRVDYRQIEQKHGIDFREYFADSLAKLAEPVADGLVELHDDALVLLPQGQLMMRNVAMAFDAYLGGDQRGRFSRTV from the coding sequence ATGGACCAACTGCCGAGCTTCGACCGCGCCCTGGTCGAGAAATACGACCGTCCCGGTCCGCGCTACACCTCCTACCCCACTGCCCCGCAGTTCCACCAGGCCTTCGCCCAGGATGATTACCGTGCCGCCGCCGCACGCAGCAATCAGGCGCAAACGCCCAAGCCGCTGTCGGTGTACATCCATATCCCGTTCTGCAAGAGCCTTTGCTACTACTGCGCTTGCAACAAGATCATCACCCACAAGACCGATCGCGCGGTCGAGTACCTTGAGTATCTCAAGCGCGAAATCGCCATGCAGGGCGAACTCTTCGATCGTTCGCGCAAGCTCACTCAGCTGCACCTCGGCGGTGGCACACCTACCTACTTCACCAGCGAGCAGCTGGCCGACCTGATGGCGAGCCTGCATCAGGCGTTCAACATGGATGACAGCGACAACCACGAGTTCTCGCTGGAAGTCGACCCGCGCACCGTCACGCCTGAGCAGATTCACGGTCTGCGCAAACTGGGCTTCAACCGGCTGAGTTTCGGCGTGCAGGATTTCGACGAGCAGGTGCAGATCGCCGTCAATCGCATCCAGACCGAAGAGCAGACCCGCGAGCTGGTACAGGCCGCGCGTGATGCGCAATTCAAGTCCATCAGCGTCGACTTGATTTACGGCTTGCCGCTGCAGACGGTGGCCAGCTTCGACACCACGCTGGACAAGATCATCGACATCCGCCCCGATCGCATCGCGGCTTACAGCTACGCCCACCTGCCTGAGCTGGTGCGAGCGCAGAAGCTGATTCGCCCAGAGGACATGCCGCCGCCGGAGCGCAAGCTCGAGCTGCTGGAGTTGACCATCCAGCGCCTTACCGCCGCCGGCTACATCTATATCGGTATGGATCACTTCTCCCTGCCGGAAGATGAGCTGGCCCTGGCGCGTGCCAACGGCACGCTGCAACGCAACTTCCAGGGTTATTCGACCCATGCCGATTGCGACCTGATTGGCCTGGGCATTTCCTCCATAGGCAAGGTCGCCGACAGCTACAGCCAAAACGTCAAGGAGCTTTCGCAATACTACGCGCGGCTCAACGACGGCATGCTACCTGTGCACCGCGGCTACAAACTGAGCGACGACGACTGCCTGCGCCGTGACGTGATCGTTTCGCTGATGTGCCATAGCCGCGTCGACTACCGCCAGATCGAACAGAAACATGGCATCGATTTCCGGGAATATTTCGCCGATTCGCTGGCAAAGCTTGCCGAACCGGTTGCCGATGGCCTGGTCGAGCTGCACGACGACGCACTGGTCCTGCTGCCGCAGGGGCAGCTGATGATGCGCAATGTCGCCATGGCGTTCGACGCCTACCTCGGCGGCGATCAGCGCGGTCGTTTTTCGCGCACGGTCTGA
- a CDS encoding methyl-accepting chemotaxis protein: protein MNNSSASRQMSVQTKINLALVLVLVAIMSASLFFAASTEKRLVLQVVEQQTKDAADSYFDSINTMMLTGTMAQREVLRNKILARPGVIDARIIRSDEITKVFGPGYDHQAPADALDRRALSGEEIIEVEKRDGSRVLTVINPILAHADYRGTNCLTCHQSAENAVMGAVRISYDLKALDEEVDRNIIISAGIQLLLLVIGVVVMCMTVRHVIIRRINAMRHTMDSMAKDEDLSRSVAVGAKDEIGAMGDAFNHMIGKFRHSLEAVTGVTRQLSDVSERVSHVAEKTLSAVNEQRSETDMVASAMNEMSATVQEVARNASQTATASAGADSESKAGVKVATEALDGIEVLIAEIEKAAQVIQRVESDSASIDMVLGVINGIAEQTNLLALNAAIEAARAGEQGRGFAVVADEVRTLASRTQKSTEEIQAMIEQLQSGVRNAVQAMKEAQLRARSGSECVEKAAQSLGLIAGEVGTINEMNTQIATAAEQQSSVAEEINRNISTISRIADTTSADATQTSEISDELVRLATELNRLVGQFKL, encoded by the coding sequence ATGAACAACAGTTCTGCCTCTCGACAAATGTCCGTACAGACAAAGATCAATCTGGCGCTCGTACTGGTGCTGGTTGCGATCATGTCCGCCTCGCTGTTTTTCGCGGCCAGCACGGAGAAGCGACTTGTGCTGCAGGTTGTCGAGCAGCAGACCAAGGATGCCGCCGACTCCTATTTCGATAGCATCAACACCATGATGCTCACTGGCACCATGGCCCAGCGAGAGGTGCTGCGGAACAAAATCCTTGCACGACCAGGCGTCATTGATGCGCGCATCATCCGCAGCGACGAAATCACAAAGGTATTCGGCCCCGGCTATGACCACCAGGCCCCCGCCGATGCTCTGGACCGCCGTGCACTGAGCGGGGAAGAGATCATTGAGGTAGAAAAGCGCGATGGCAGCCGTGTGCTCACAGTCATCAATCCAATTCTTGCTCATGCGGACTACCGCGGCACCAACTGCCTGACCTGTCACCAAAGCGCCGAGAATGCAGTCATGGGAGCCGTGCGCATCAGCTATGACCTAAAGGCTCTTGATGAGGAAGTCGACCGCAACATCATTATCAGTGCGGGGATTCAGTTGCTGCTGCTGGTCATCGGCGTGGTCGTCATGTGCATGACCGTGCGCCATGTGATCATCCGCCGTATCAATGCCATGCGCCACACCATGGACTCCATGGCTAAAGATGAAGACCTCAGCCGTAGCGTTGCCGTAGGGGCGAAGGATGAGATCGGTGCAATGGGCGATGCCTTCAATCACATGATTGGCAAGTTCCGCCATAGCCTGGAAGCAGTCACAGGAGTCACTCGTCAACTGAGCGACGTATCGGAAAGGGTTTCCCATGTGGCGGAGAAGACGCTGTCTGCCGTCAACGAGCAGCGCAGCGAAACCGACATGGTCGCCTCGGCGATGAACGAGATGAGTGCAACCGTGCAGGAAGTCGCACGTAACGCCAGCCAGACTGCTACTGCGTCTGCAGGCGCGGACAGTGAATCCAAGGCCGGCGTGAAGGTTGCCACCGAGGCACTCGACGGTATCGAAGTGCTGATCGCCGAAATCGAGAAGGCGGCTCAGGTCATCCAGCGCGTCGAAAGCGACAGCGCCAGCATCGACATGGTGCTCGGCGTGATCAATGGCATCGCCGAGCAGACCAACCTGCTCGCCCTGAACGCAGCGATCGAAGCCGCACGGGCTGGCGAACAGGGTCGCGGATTTGCGGTGGTTGCCGATGAGGTGCGCACGCTAGCCTCGCGCACACAGAAATCCACCGAAGAAATCCAGGCGATGATCGAGCAACTGCAAAGCGGCGTACGCAATGCGGTGCAGGCGATGAAGGAGGCACAATTGCGTGCCCGCTCGGGATCGGAATGCGTCGAGAAAGCTGCACAAAGCCTCGGCTTGATCGCCGGCGAGGTCGGCACCATCAACGAGATGAACACCCAGATCGCAACGGCCGCCGAGCAGCAAAGCTCGGTTGCCGAAGAGATCAATCGCAATATCTCGACCATTAGCCGTATTGCCGATACCACGTCCGCCGACGCAACGCAGACCTCGGAGATCAGCGACGAATTGGTGCGTCTGGCGACTGAGCTGAATCGCCTGGTCGGCCAGTTCAAGCTCTGA
- the galU gene encoding UTP--glucose-1-phosphate uridylyltransferase GalU, with protein MIKKCLFPAAGYGTRFLPATKAMPKEMLPVVNKPLIQYGVEEALAAGLNQIAIVTGRGKRSLEDHFDISYELEHQIRNTDKEKYLVGIRRLIDECSFSYTRQVEMKGLGHAILSGRPLIGDEPFAVVLADDLCINLDGDPVLAQMVKLYNQFRCSIVAIQEVPPEETSKYGVIAGEMIRDDIFRVSHMVEKPKPEDAPSNLAIIGRYILTPDIFDLIEQTEPGKGGEIQITDALMRQAQDGCVLAYKFKGQRFDCGSAEGYIAATNFCYEHFYLTGKAF; from the coding sequence ATGATCAAGAAATGCCTTTTTCCCGCTGCCGGATATGGCACACGTTTTCTTCCTGCAACCAAAGCCATGCCCAAGGAAATGCTGCCGGTGGTGAACAAGCCCCTGATTCAGTACGGGGTTGAAGAGGCACTGGCGGCTGGACTCAACCAGATCGCGATCGTTACCGGACGTGGCAAGCGTTCGCTGGAAGACCATTTCGACATCAGCTACGAGCTGGAACATCAGATCCGCAACACCGACAAGGAAAAGTACTTGGTCGGTATTCGCCGCCTGATCGACGAATGCAGCTTCTCCTACACCCGCCAGGTGGAGATGAAAGGCCTTGGCCACGCTATTCTCAGCGGTCGCCCGCTGATCGGTGACGAGCCTTTCGCCGTGGTGCTCGCGGATGACCTGTGCATCAACCTGGACGGCGACCCCGTACTGGCCCAGATGGTCAAGCTCTACAACCAGTTCCGTTGCTCGATCGTGGCGATCCAGGAAGTCCCGCCGGAAGAGACCAGCAAGTACGGCGTAATCGCCGGCGAGATGATCCGCGACGACATCTTCCGCGTGAGTCACATGGTCGAGAAACCCAAGCCGGAAGACGCGCCTTCTAACCTGGCGATCATTGGCCGTTACATTCTCACCCCGGACATCTTCGATCTGATCGAACAGACCGAGCCGGGCAAGGGCGGCGAAATCCAGATCACCGACGCGCTGATGCGTCAGGCTCAAGATGGTTGCGTGCTGGCGTACAAGTTCAAGGGCCAGCGCTTCGACTGTGGTAGCGCCGAAGGCTACATCGCAGCGACCAACTTCTGCTACGAGCACTTCTACCTCACCGGAAAGGCGTTCTGA